A region of the Bacillota bacterium genome:
GTCGCCTGACGGTCAACGAGTATCTCCAGGTGGTCGGGCATGACGATGTGTACGCAGTCGGCGACAACTGCTTCTTCGCAGATGAGAATGGAGAGCTTCCTGCGCTCGTTGAGTCGGCGCTTCAGGGAGGGGCATGCGCTGCCAGGAACATAGCAGCTGATATCAAAGGTACGCCCAAACGCAGGTTCAGGCCCCGTCTCCATGGGGTGATGGTATCCGTCGGCAGCCACTACTCGGTGGCCGACCTCATGGGGATGTCCCTGTGGAGTTATCCGGCCACCGCCATGAAGCACCTCGTGAACCTTCATTACCAGTGGGGCGTCGGAGGCATGAGGGTCATACTCAAGTACCTCAGACACGAGATGATAAACGCGAGGGGAGTGCTTTCAGAGCTCATGAAACACGCTAACGTCAAGGTCAGCCTTGCTTGGCTCGTGATTCTCAGGGTGTTCCTTGGCTATGAGTGGCTCGTATCTGGACTAGGCAAGATACGCGATGGTTTCCTTGTCTCCGGCGACAAGCTCGTGTCTGGCTCGTCTTTGATGCCCATGGGGCCGGGGACGCCCGAGTGGTACAGGTGGCTCATGGACACCTTCGTCTTCCCGCATGCGCTCTTCTTCCAGTGGGTTGTGACCCTGACAGAACTGGCGCTGGGGCTCGCGTTGATCTTCGGTCTCTTCACCAGCATTGCGGCGCTTGGGTCGATATTCATGAACGTCAACTTCGCTCTTGCTGGCGCCGGAGGGAACATCTGGTTCGTAATGGTCTCCATCGCCATGCTCGGTGGAGCCGGGCGCGCTTTCGGGTTGGACTACTATGTGATGCCCATCTTGGGAGAGGTCATAAGAGGGATGCTTCCCAAGGGGCGGCTCGCGTCCGGCTCGCGGACTCCTCAGGCTGGCGCGGCGAGGTAGGGCTCGCGGGGCGCGCCGTGCGCAGCGAATCGGGCTTGCAAGAGGCGATGGACGCCGGGGACGGCAGCGCGTGGATGGTGGACAATGGGCGGGCGCCTGGGCTCACGGGATGGGAGTGGAGCTCCAGGCGCCCGGAAAAACAGGGAGCAGGGTCTTCTGGGGCAGAGTCCCGAGGGTCTAGGCTCCCGCCGCATCCGGCGTTTTGGACGACCCTTGCGAGGACTTGACTTGAGTGTCCTCTTTGGCCTTCTCTTTGTAGTCGGTGCTGCGATTGTCTGTCGTGTAGAAACCGGACCCCTTGAAGATGATGCTCACGTTTCTGCTGATGAGCCGCCTGACCGGGCCGCCGCAGGTGGGACAGCGGGAGAGGGGCTCATCCGACATGCGCTGGAGCTCTTCGAACCGGCCACACTTCTCGCAGTGGTATTCGTAAGTAGGCATGTCGCGACAATCCCTCCTCGAGAGAACTCGGCGCACAGCGGGCGCTGCTTTGATGAGGTAAGCTGGAGCGCCGCGAGGCCCGCGCCAACTACGTACTATACGCCGCTCTTAGGCTCCTGTCAAGAACGCGAAAGCCTGCAAGCCCGCTCAGCCACCCAACCCTGACGCTGAGTCAGAGGGGCTAGCAAGACGGATTTGTGAATGATGCCACAAAGTGTTAGAATGGGGTGGACGGACTTAGGGGCGGGTCCAAGTGGGTTCGACAGACCTCGGATCACCACCGCGCGGTGTCCTCGCGATTACGTCAGTAGGCTGTCGCTTGTGGTGCTGCGTGTGGTTCCACGACTATCCTCCCGAGCTGGACCAGCCACCGGGCTTGAAGGGGGGGCCGGGCTCGTGGTTTCCGGTGAGAAGGTTAGGAACGCGAGAAAGGCAAGGGGGCTCACGCTCGTCGAGCTTGCTTCGAGGGCAAGACTCTCATATTCGTACTTGAGCGAGATAGAACGCGGTTCCAAGACTCCATCCTCTGATGCACTGGCGCGGCTCGCCGACGCGCTCAACCTCAACAGGGCGGATCTCGTGGAGGCATCCGAGGAAGACGGCGATCAAGGCATCGGGCCTGGTGACAGACTGCGGGTTGCCCGGGAGGACCGCGGCATGACTCTTCGTGAGGTGGCGTCCGCGGCGGGCATATCAAGCACTTACTTGAGCGAAATAGAGCGTGGCAACGTGCAACCAGCTGTGTCCGTCCTGAAGAGGCTGGCCCGCGTGCTGCACATCCCTCTCTCTGTGCTCATGTCGCCAGCGGAACGCAAGGGATTCCTGGGCGAGAAGCTCAAGAGGCTCAGAGCCATACTGGGTATGACCCAGGCGGAGGTGGCTGCCAAAGCCGGCGTTTCGTCCGCCCTCGTCGGCCAAATCGAGCTAGGGCGGGTTTCGCCGTCACTCAGAACCGTCAACAAGATAGCCTCGGCATTGGGTGTGTCACCTTGTTACCTCGTCTTGGATAGCGAGGGCATCGACGAGATCGTCCCGGCGATGACCAAAGACCTTCGCGACCTACTGCAGGACCCAAACGTGCAGATGCTGTTGAGCGCGGTGTGTACTCTGAATCAGAAGGAGATGAGGTTCGTCTTCGAGGTGATTGCGCTCCTCAAGCGGTCGGGAATCAGCTCGCCTTGACTTGTCGCGATCTCATCTCAGCCATGCAGGCCGATCCGTCGCGGAAGGCAGCGGGCCGCTGGCCAGTTGCGGTCAGCCGCCCGCCCTGCGTCACTCTCCCAGATACGCTTTGCGGATGTCCGCGTTCTCGAGTAGTTCCCGTCCTGGCCCCTCCATCGTAATGGTTCCTGTCTCCAGAACGTAAGCGTAGTCCGCTAGTCTCAAAGCTGCCTTGGCGTTCTGCTCGATGAGGAGGATAGTGCACCCCTCTGCATGTATCTTGGACAACGCCCTGAAGACCTCCCGCATCAAGACGGGCGCGAGCCCGAGCGACGGCTCGTCAAGGCACAGAAGTCTCGGCCTCGACATGAGGGCGCGACCCACCGCCAGCATCTGCTGCTCACCGCCTGAAAGGGTGCCGCCCTTCTGAGTGAGGCGCTCTTTGAGCCTTGGGAAGAGCGTCGTGACCCACTCAAGGTCTTGTTGTATGCCTGCGGTGTCTTGTCTAGGGTACGCGCCCATCATCAAGTTCTCTAGGACGGTGAGGTTGCGGAAGATTCTCCGGCCCTCGGGCACCATCGCCACCCCGGAGCGGACGATGTGGTGGCTAGGCTTGCCTGCTATGTTCTCCGCTTTGAGCTGGATAGACCCGCGCCGGGCCTTGACAAGGCCCGTTATGGCTCGGAGAGTAGTGCTCTTTCCGGCCCCATTCGCTCCGATGAGTGTGACTATCTTGCCTTCTGGCACGTCCAGGGAGATCCCCTTGAGCGCGTGAATGCCGCCATAGTATACATGGAGGTCCCTTATCTTGAGCATCCTAGTCTTCCTCCTCACCCAGGTAAGCCGCTATGACTCGGGGGTTCGACTGGATCTCCTGCGGAGTGCCTTCAGCGATTGAGACTCCGTAGTCGATCACACGGATCCGCTCGCAGATCCCCATCACTAGGCGCATGTCGTGTTCTATGAGGAAGATCGTCAGACCGAACTCCTCCCTGATGCGGCAGATGAACCTCATCAGCTGCGTGGTCTCTTCGGGGTTCATCCCCGCCGCGGGCTCGTCCAGGAGGAGAAGGCGAGGGTTTGTCGCCAGCGCCCGAGCGATCTCGAGACGACGCTGCTGACCGTACGGAAGGCCGCCGGCTTGCTCCCTGGCAAGGTCAGCCAGCCCGACTCTCTCAAGGAGTTCCATCCCGCGCATCCTGGTCTCTTGGTCTTCCTTGACGTAGCCCGGTAGTTGACACGCTGCGGAGAGGAAAGACGACCTCACCCGCAAGTGCTGTGACACCAGCACGTTGTCAAGCACCGTGAGGCCTGTGAAAAGTCGCACGTTCTGAAAGGTTCTTGCTATGCCTGCGGCAGCGATGAGGTCCGGACGCCACCCGGTGATGTCCCGTCCCTCGAATGCCACCCGGCCCTGGGTCGGCGTGTACTGGCCCGTGATTATGTTGAAGACAGTGGTCTTTCCAGCGCCGTTGGGGCCTATGAGCCCGACGAGCTCGCCCTTCCTTATGTCGAGCGAGAAGTCGTTCACGGCCACAAGCCCGCCGAACTTGATGGTCACGTGATCGAGAGTCAGGACGACTCCGTCTTGCGTTCGCGCTTCCACTCTTGCACCCCCCTGGAGACTCTGAGCACGGACAGGACCCAATCCCACGACAGCTCGAACTGGCCGAAGAGCCCTCGTCGGTAGAAGATCATGAGAAGGATGAGCAGCACGGAGAAGACCACCATTCTCATGCCTGGAACGCCCGGGATGTGGAGAGCTCCGATGTTTATTGGTGCCTCCACGACCCGCAGCACCTCGGACATGAGTGCAAACCCGAACCCCGTGAACACCGACCCGGTTATGCTACCGAGGCCGCCGAGCACGATGATTATGAGGAGGTTGAATGTCATGCCGAAGGTGAACAGTGTCGGGGAGACGGTCGTGATGAGCGATACCAGGAGCCCACCTGCCACTCCTCCGAAGAAGCCGCTTGTTACGAAGGAAAGCATCTTCGTGCGGAACACGTTCACGCCCATGGCCTCCGCGGCTATTTCGTCATCTCGGATGGCTTTCATCGCCCGGCCGTAACTGGAGTTCGCGATGTTGCTCACCACGAGCGTCGCCACTACCGCGGCCCCGAAACACCAGTATACGTTGGCATATTCGGGTATTCCCTTCATCCCGAGAGGGCCGTTGGTCAAGGGGATGAGGTTGTTGGCAAGCACGAAGATTATCTCGCCGAAACCGAATGTTGCGATGGCGAGGTAGTCGCCGCGCAGCCGGAACGACGGAATCCCCACGAGAAGCGCCCCAAGAGCGCCGACGACGCCTCCGAGCACGACGGCGAGACCGAACATGTACGCCGGAAGAGAGAACGAGTTGAATGGCCACATGAGCGGCTCGAGGAACCACACGAACTGCTTCTGCTGAAGCGGCAGGATGAGGAGCGCCGTGGTATAGCCGCCGAGTGCCATGAAGCCGTTGGGGCCCAATGAGAACTGGCCTGTGATGCCGTTCACGAGGTTGTACGCGACCGCTGCGACCACGTAGATCGCGCCCGTGCGTGCCACTCGCAACGGGAACTCTCCGAGATGCGTGTCGGCCCACCAGAGGGCGAGAAAGATCACTGCAATGAGCGCAAGCGTCAAGATGAGGTGCAGACGTCTTCTCTCCATGTCACACCTTCTCCTTTAGGGGCTCACCAAGGATCCCGGTTGGCCGGAGGAGCAGGAATATCAGAAGTAGCGTAAAGATGATGCCGTCGCGGTACCCCGAGAGGCTGGGCAAGACCGCCACAGTCATGATCTCGACGAGCCCGATGAGGAAGCCCCCGAGCATCGCCCCTGTGATATTACCGATGCCTCCTACCACCGCGGCGGTGAACGCCTTCCATCCGGGGTATATGCCCATGAGCGGGTTGATCTGGGGGTACTTGTAAGCCCACATTATGCCTCCCGCAGCCGCCAGGGCAGAGCCGATGGCGAAAGTGTAGGATATCACTCTGTCTACGTCCACCCCCATCAAGCGGGTGGTTTCGATGTCAGTTGACACGGACCTCATCGCCATGCCGACCTTCGTGCGGTATACGATGAACAACAGCAGTGCAAGCAGAGCGAGGCTGAGGATGGGCACCCAGATGGACACGCCTGACACGGCCGCCGGTCCGATCGGTATCACCCTCGCCATGACGTCGGGCCTCTGAAACGCTTTCGGCCGGGCGCCCACGGTCACCAAGCCCAAGTTCTCCAGGAAGAACGACACGCCCACCGCGGTTATGAGGGCGGATATGCGCGGAGCGTTCCTTACGGGCCGGTAGGCTGCCCTGTCCACGATCATGCCGACGAGGGCAGTCAAAACGACCGCAAGAATGGCGGATGCCCCCCACGGCAGACGAAACACGGCCACGAGGAAGAACGCAAAGTATGCGCCTACCATGAATATGTCGCTGTGGGCGAAGTTGATGAGCCGCAGGATGCCATAGACCATCGTGTAGCCGATGGCGATGAGGGCATACAAGCTTCCAAGGGAGATGCCGTTCATCAGCTGCTGAATGAAGGTCTCGAGCGTCATTCACATCTACTCCTTGAAAAGACGGCGTTCCAACCGTCGGGAATCTCGCCTCGTCGGAAGGTTCCGTCTTGGTGCGCGCGTCACGCGCGCCCTCCTGCGCTGGTGGCCAGCGCGACAGATGTGGCTCTCGGGTCTGTCGCCTGCCCTTGCCTCCGGACACGGACCGGTCGTCCGTGTCCGTTGCCGCCGGCCGGGAAGGTCCGCAAGACACTCAACGGGGGCAAAGAGGAAGCCTGCCGTCTTGGTAGGGATGGCCCTCCTTGCCCCCTGTAGTGTACCGGGACTTCTTCCGCTTGTCACGGCGTCACGAGATGCACCCGACCTGCCTTCTCATCATCGTAGGCTGCGACGCCGAGCCAACCGGGCCTGCCTGATGTCCCTTCTCAGGCAGGACAGGGGCACGCCCGAGCCAATGCGCGACTCATTACGGATAAACTATCGACTGGTACTCCCACTTGCCGTTCTTCACGGCGTTGAACACCACGGGCTTGATGGCGTCGCCGTTCTCTATCGTGACGGGCCCAGTCACGACCTGGAGGTTCTTCGTGTCCTCTATGGCCACCGCGACCTTCTTGGGATCGGCGGAGCCAGCCCTCTTGATGGCGTCGAGGACTATGAGATAGCAGTCGGCCGCGAGAGCGCCGAACACGTTGACCTCGCTGTCGGCTCCGAATTTCTTCTTATACGCCTCGACGTACTTCTTGCCGATGTCTGTCGCCGCTGCCTTCTCATGCCAGAACGTGGTATGCTGGACTCCCTCCACGGCCTTACCGCCGATGGACAGGAACTCCTCGGTGGCTATGCCGTCAGCTCCGAAGACAGGTTGAGTGAGGCCGAGATCCCTGGCTTGCCGTACGGCAAGCGCGGTCTCTTGGTAGTAGTTGGGTATATAGATGACATCCGGCTTCTTGTTCTTGATCTCCGTCAGCTGGGCGCTGAAGTCTTGGTCACCGTACTTACACTTCTGGTGGGTGACCACTTTGCCGCCAAGCTTGGTGAACTCCTTTTCGAACATGGTTCCAAGGGCTATGCAATAGTCGTTGGCTATGTCGGACAGGATCGCAGCAGTCTTGGCCTTCAAGTCCCTGTAACAATAGGTTGCTGCGATGGACGCCTGGAACGGGTCGATGAAGCACGCGCGGAACACGTACTTCTTACCTTGAGTACACAGAGGGTTCGTCGTAGTCGGCCCTATGATGGGGACCTCTTTCTTCTCGCAAATCTCACCGGCGGCGAGCATGTTACCGCTGATGGTGGGCCCGATTATGGCGACGACTTTGTCGTTCTCGATGAGACGAGAGGCCACGTTTGCTGCCTCAACCTTGTCGGACTTGTTGTCGAGGAGCTTGAATACGACCGGTCTGCCAAGGACCTCGGGCTTTACGATATCGTCAATGAGATTGACACCTTCCCACGCTGCCTGGCCGTATGCGGCCACCTGGCCGGTCATCTCGAGGTTGAACCCTATGACGATCGGCTCGGCCGAATAGGCCACTGCTCCCAACGAAACTAGAGCGACAACCAAGACCAGACTCAGTATGTACCTCCTCACTGCTCAATACCTCCTCGCTTTGTGCACTTCGTGCTTTCCTCCACCCTCTCTACCACGGAATCTCCGAACCGTCCCATGTCGTCCAAGTCTATCTGAGGGTCACCAGTCACCTCCCCCGCGGCAAGAGAGAGTCACTCTCTCTTCCACTGTCTCAAATGTCCTAAACCCGTTCCGGACCAGTCCTGACGGCTGTCCCGCGACAAGGAGCGAACTCCCGACGTGCAAGCCGACCGGTCAAGACCATCCTCGGGGAACCTGTGCCAACCCGCCTGGATGATGGGTCTTTCGGCGGGGCTGGCATCACTTGTTTCAGCCACTATATCATGGCAAGCGTGCACAGTCAAGCCGTACGCTCACCGGCTCACCGACGAGAGCATCGCTTCGCTTTGTCCCAGACTCGTCGCGCCCTTAGGGCCCGACGTAAGTGCGAGCGCAGGCAAGAGCAGAAGCCTTTCACTGAAATGGGAGCACGAGCCTCACGCGATTCGCGCCCAGTGCGTCATAGACAAGCCGCGTAGACAGTCTGTCATAGTCGGGTATTCTCCGTCGGAGAGCTAATCTCCTCTTTAAGGCGCGCACCTGCTTCAGTATTTTTCTTACAGGAGCCCTCATCCACCCCAATTCTCCGTCGCTCAGGCACGCGCGGCCATCTCAGCGGACGAGGGAGGAGGAGGAGAGAGGAGGAGAAGGACCACTCGCGCCGAAGACAGGAAGGGAGGTCTGACGTGACCTTCTTCCGGTGTCCGACGGTGTCTGGCGTTTCGGTGCCCGCCGACGGCACGCCCGCCGGATGCGCGGGCGCCAAGATGTGAACTCAATGAGCGGGAGGCTGTCATCTCGTGACGCGACGCCCAAAATGTGTTGAGATCCAAGTCACAGTGGACAGAATCGAAGCGGACAACGCCGTTCTCCTCGTAAGCGGCCAGGAGGCCGAGGCTATACTCTGGCCCGTGCGGGCCTTGCCGGAGGGCGTCCGCGAGGGGATGGTCCTCAGGATCTCCATCACGCCTGACGAGCAAGCCACTCAAGCTGCCAGGGCGCGCATGGAGGACCTATTGAAGAAGCTGGTAGCGAAGGACCCGGAAGGCCGATCCGGCGTCCGGTGAACGTCGGAGCGTCGTGCTATCAGCCTTCGCGCCACATTCTCAGCATCAGCCTGATCATGGCGTAGAAGACAAGTATGACGCCGAAAATGGTTGCCATACCGATGCCCAGAACACGCCAGCTCTGAACCACTGCGCTCATCCTCTGAAGTCGCGGCCGACGATGCCTCCTATCCACGTCTCTTCTCTTCCTCTCACTCAAGCGACCGACCTC
Encoded here:
- a CDS encoding FAD-dependent oxidoreductase, which produces MAHKKRVVILGGGYGGIHAAQTLDRLLGRDEAEITLIDKNDHHTLLTELHEVAGARVNEDSVRIPFSDIFRRSKVRVVKDTVTGIDLNKKVLRSETAEYPYDYLVLACGSEPEFYGIPGMAENAFTLWSLEDARKIKAQVRAMFELAVAERDPIKRQELLTFVVGGGGFTGVEMAGELAEWVPELCREFGLSPFSVTVYVIEALPRILPTLADNLAARAARAMRAKGITVLTDSPIVEVGRDEITLKSGTKIRTRTVIWTGGVRTTSFLRDKGFDCKKRGRLTVNEYLQVVGHDDVYAVGDNCFFADENGELPALVESALQGGACAARNIAADIKGTPKRRFRPRLHGVMVSVGSHYSVADLMGMSLWSYPATAMKHLVNLHYQWGVGGMRVILKYLRHEMINARGVLSELMKHANVKVSLAWLVILRVFLGYEWLVSGLGKIRDGFLVSGDKLVSGSSLMPMGPGTPEWYRWLMDTFVFPHALFFQWVVTLTELALGLALIFGLFTSIAALGSIFMNVNFALAGAGGNIWFVMVSIAMLGGAGRAFGLDYYVMPILGEVIRGMLPKGRLASGSRTPQAGAAR
- a CDS encoding zinc ribbon domain-containing protein, which codes for MPTYEYHCEKCGRFEELQRMSDEPLSRCPTCGGPVRRLISRNVSIIFKGSGFYTTDNRSTDYKEKAKEDTQVKSSQGSSKTPDAAGA
- a CDS encoding helix-turn-helix domain-containing protein codes for the protein MVSGEKVRNARKARGLTLVELASRARLSYSYLSEIERGSKTPSSDALARLADALNLNRADLVEASEEDGDQGIGPGDRLRVAREDRGMTLREVASAAGISSTYLSEIERGNVQPAVSVLKRLARVLHIPLSVLMSPAERKGFLGEKLKRLRAILGMTQAEVAAKAGVSSALVGQIELGRVSPSLRTVNKIASALGVSPCYLVLDSEGIDEIVPAMTKDLRDLLQDPNVQMLLSAVCTLNQKEMRFVFEVIALLKRSGISSP
- a CDS encoding ABC transporter ATP-binding protein, with product MLKIRDLHVYYGGIHALKGISLDVPEGKIVTLIGANGAGKSTTLRAITGLVKARRGSIQLKAENIAGKPSHHIVRSGVAMVPEGRRIFRNLTVLENLMMGAYPRQDTAGIQQDLEWVTTLFPRLKERLTQKGGTLSGGEQQMLAVGRALMSRPRLLCLDEPSLGLAPVLMREVFRALSKIHAEGCTILLIEQNAKAALRLADYAYVLETGTITMEGPGRELLENADIRKAYLGE
- a CDS encoding ABC transporter ATP-binding protein codes for the protein MEARTQDGVVLTLDHVTIKFGGLVAVNDFSLDIRKGELVGLIGPNGAGKTTVFNIITGQYTPTQGRVAFEGRDITGWRPDLIAAAGIARTFQNVRLFTGLTVLDNVLVSQHLRVRSSFLSAACQLPGYVKEDQETRMRGMELLERVGLADLAREQAGGLPYGQQRRLEIARALATNPRLLLLDEPAAGMNPEETTQLMRFICRIREEFGLTIFLIEHDMRLVMGICERIRVIDYGVSIAEGTPQEIQSNPRVIAAYLGEEED
- a CDS encoding branched-chain amino acid ABC transporter permease; the protein is MERRRLHLILTLALIAVIFLALWWADTHLGEFPLRVARTGAIYVVAAVAYNLVNGITGQFSLGPNGFMALGGYTTALLILPLQQKQFVWFLEPLMWPFNSFSLPAYMFGLAVVLGGVVGALGALLVGIPSFRLRGDYLAIATFGFGEIIFVLANNLIPLTNGPLGMKGIPEYANVYWCFGAAVVATLVVSNIANSSYGRAMKAIRDDEIAAEAMGVNVFRTKMLSFVTSGFFGGVAGGLLVSLITTVSPTLFTFGMTFNLLIIIVLGGLGSITGSVFTGFGFALMSEVLRVVEAPINIGALHIPGVPGMRMVVFSVLLILLMIFYRRGLFGQFELSWDWVLSVLRVSRGVQEWKRERKTESS
- a CDS encoding branched-chain amino acid ABC transporter permease, whose translation is MTLETFIQQLMNGISLGSLYALIAIGYTMVYGILRLINFAHSDIFMVGAYFAFFLVAVFRLPWGASAILAVVLTALVGMIVDRAAYRPVRNAPRISALITAVGVSFFLENLGLVTVGARPKAFQRPDVMARVIPIGPAAVSGVSIWVPILSLALLALLLFIVYRTKVGMAMRSVSTDIETTRLMGVDVDRVISYTFAIGSALAAAGGIMWAYKYPQINPLMGIYPGWKAFTAAVVGGIGNITGAMLGGFLIGLVEIMTVAVLPSLSGYRDGIIFTLLLIFLLLRPTGILGEPLKEKV
- a CDS encoding ABC transporter substrate-binding protein, which gives rise to MRRYILSLVLVVALVSLGAVAYSAEPIVIGFNLEMTGQVAAYGQAAWEGVNLIDDIVKPEVLGRPVVFKLLDNKSDKVEAANVASRLIENDKVVAIIGPTISGNMLAAGEICEKKEVPIIGPTTTNPLCTQGKKYVFRACFIDPFQASIAATYCYRDLKAKTAAILSDIANDYCIALGTMFEKEFTKLGGKVVTHQKCKYGDQDFSAQLTEIKNKKPDVIYIPNYYQETALAVRQARDLGLTQPVFGADGIATEEFLSIGGKAVEGVQHTTFWHEKAAATDIGKKYVEAYKKKFGADSEVNVFGALAADCYLIVLDAIKRAGSADPKKVAVAIEDTKNLQVVTGPVTIENGDAIKPVVFNAVKNGKWEYQSIVYP
- a CDS encoding DUF3006 domain-containing protein, with product MTRRPKCVEIQVTVDRIEADNAVLLVSGQEAEAILWPVRALPEGVREGMVLRISITPDEQATQAARARMEDLLKKLVAKDPEGRSGVR